GAGGTGGCCAGGAGGTGAGCGCTCAGATTCTGCCCAGCTGCCGATTTGCCTCTATTTTCGGTGACGTCGCTCTAGTTGCCTTACCGACCCACTTCCGGCACCCATCAAGGTCGAAGGCCCCTTGATAGAACGGGGCGCCGCCAATACCTGTGATCGTGAACCATCCAGGAGACCACTCCTCTACGAGTCCATTTGAATCTTATGCCTCAAACTTAATGAGCTACCCGGTCATGGCTTGTGTCATCTGGAACCCAGCCGAAATGCAGATAAACGTTGGCAGAGCTCGTAGCTGATTCTGACGGGACCTCAAACACCAAGCCGGACTGGACTTCCTCTGGCATGAACAACGAAAAGTGAGGTCACCGTCACCTTAATACATGCCCGTCTCGCGATTCTCCCTACACTGGTGAAGGTCTGCTCGCCATTTTTCGGAAGCCGACAATAGATCTACTTCTCTGACCAATGATTTTGTCCAATCCCAAGACCAAGTCATCCGGCGGATGAAATGAGGCCAGGGTAAATCAGCTTTCATTTACCAGCTAACTTCTGACAGTGGGCAGCTCAGGGGTGGGCGCTTAAGCTTTGTGCAGTTCCACAGTTCCGTTCTTCTAAACAAAGTCTTGCAGCGGTGCGGGTCACCGCCTGAGATCAGGAAGAGACTGTCGGACTTCGCCCCAGCACCCTTTTCGTTGCGGAAAGGCGCGCGGTCTTCCCCAGGAGGCTCTACCATGACCACTACCATCAAGACCTTCGGACTCGGGTATCTGTTGCTGGGGGCACTCATCCTCACTTCCTGCGGATCGCAGGGCGGCACAGCGGGGACTCCACCTGCGCCAGCCGCCGGTGCGGAACAGGGCAAAACGACTGAGCCGACGGTGGCCGAGCAGATCGCCGCGTTTGCCCTGCGCCCCGAATTGCAAGACGCCGACAGTCAGGCCATCCTCAAGGAGCATGCCAATGATCCACTGCTGCTCCAGGGCCTGAAAGAAGCGTATGGATTGCCGAACGAGGGACTGAATGCAGAAGCGTTGGCTCTCCAGGCAGGTCAGCCGGGCCTGAGTGTCCAGGCCACGGGTAAGGCGGGTTATGCCCAGAGTGTGGCCTGGGGTAGCATCAGTCACTACGCCGCAGAGCGGCGCTCGCCCAACTACAGCGGCCTGAACTGGAATTACGACGGCTGCAGCGCTCCAAAGGGGTTGGGGCTGGGCTACAGCGACTTTTTCCGCAGCGCCTGCAACGTGCATGACTTCGGTTATCGCAACCTGCCCATACTCATCTCTATCCCTTACTGGCCCTACAACAAGGCCAGAACGGACTCAGCTTTCCTGAGCAACATGCGGGGGCTGTGCAACTCGAAGAGCTGGTATGCCCGCCCCGGCTGTTACGCTGCGGCGCAGGCGTACTATGAAGTGGTAAGCAGCGCGTTTGGATGGACCAAGTGGCATCGCTAACCAAAACCGCGTAGGCCGAGAGGCGAGATCAGAACCTCATCGTTCTGACCTCGCCTCTCGCTTTGAACCGGGTACAGATCTGTCAGGTCAATGGGCGCACCCCGCTTAGACTACAGGTCAATCCACCCCTAATTCGTACGCTCGCCTCGTGCAGCTTCCGGCCATGCCCTCTGCCCTTCTCCTCTGCCGAGGCCACCCCCATGACTATTCCGGTTCCTCCTGCGATTTCCCCGTCCGATTCGCCGCCCGTCTCTGCGGGGCGCACCGGTCTGCACTGGCGTCCGTTTCGCCAGAGCCTGCTGACCTGGGCCACGCGGGTCGGCGCCGACCAATCTCTCGCAGAAGTACGCGGGGCCATTCGCTGGACTGGGTTGCTGCTATGGCTGGCGTTGCTGCTGCATTCGCTGCTGGCTCCCCCCAGCCGAGAGGGGTTGACCCAGGGGGAGCTCTTGCCCTGGATGATGGTCATGCTGGGCTTCATCACCGTGTTCCTGACGGCGACTTCCATGCCTGATCAGCAGCGGTGGCAGCGACTGGTGCTGTGTCTGGCAGCCCTGGAGACGGTGCTGGCGCTGGTGGGCAACGAATTGCTGGACGGCAACAGTGTCCTGGCAGGATTGCTGCTGGTGATTGCGGCCCAGGTGGCGGTGATCCTTCCGGTGCGCTGGATGCTGGTGTGGGTGGCGGCCCAGACCGTGGGGCTGATAACTATCTATTTGACTTACTGGAATGCCCCGGACGCGTGGTCCTACGGCACCGGCTACCTGTGTTTTCAACTGTTCGCCATGACCACGGCGCAGACGGCCGTGCGTGAGGTTCGCGCGCGGCGTCAGCTGGCGGTAGTGGTCGACGAACTGCGCGCCACCCGCGCTCTGCTCGCCGACGCCAGCCGTCAGGCCGAGCGCCTCCAGATCTCGCGCGAGTTGCATGATCTGATGGGTCACCATCTGACCGCGCTGGGCATGAACCTGCAAGTGGCCTTACATCTGCTGCCCCCTGGTCCGGCCCGCCCGCATGTGGAGCAGGCAGGGGAATTGTCCCGCACCCTGCTGAGCGATGTCCGGACTGCTGTGCGCGGCATGCGGGAAGCAGCCCCCTGCAATGTCCGGGCCGAGATCGAGGCGCTGGCCCGTGTGGCGCCGCTCCCGGTCCACCTGAGCTTCTCGCCAGACTTCAGCGTGCCGTGTCCAGTGCGGTCTCAGGTGTTGCTGCGGACGGTCCAGGAAGGCCTGACCAACGCCATGCGGCACGCAGGGGCACGGCAGGTATGGCTGGATTTCGCCTGTGGGTCTGTCCCACATGGTGCGGGCCGCCAGCTCACCCTCCACGCCCGCGACGATGGGCATGGAACCCTCAAACTCCAGCCTGGCTGCGGCCTGAGCGGCATGCGTGAGCGCCTGGACAGCGTGGGCGGCACGCTGGAGGTGCGGGCGCATCCTGGTCAACCACTGGAACTGCTGGTGTCCTTGCCGCTGCCCAGCGCAGTCCCGGCAGAGGGTTCGGTGTTAATCAGCGGGCCGACTACTGGTGCCCAAGGAGAAAAGTCATGATCCGGATCTGCATCGTAGAAGACCAGACGCTGGTGCGC
This sequence is a window from Deinococcus humi. Protein-coding genes within it:
- a CDS encoding phospholipase A2; its protein translation is MTTTIKTFGLGYLLLGALILTSCGSQGGTAGTPPAPAAGAEQGKTTEPTVAEQIAAFALRPELQDADSQAILKEHANDPLLLQGLKEAYGLPNEGLNAEALALQAGQPGLSVQATGKAGYAQSVAWGSISHYAAERRSPNYSGLNWNYDGCSAPKGLGLGYSDFFRSACNVHDFGYRNLPILISIPYWPYNKARTDSAFLSNMRGLCNSKSWYARPGCYAAAQAYYEVVSSAFGWTKWHR
- a CDS encoding sensor histidine kinase, with the translated sequence MTIPVPPAISPSDSPPVSAGRTGLHWRPFRQSLLTWATRVGADQSLAEVRGAIRWTGLLLWLALLLHSLLAPPSREGLTQGELLPWMMVMLGFITVFLTATSMPDQQRWQRLVLCLAALETVLALVGNELLDGNSVLAGLLLVIAAQVAVILPVRWMLVWVAAQTVGLITIYLTYWNAPDAWSYGTGYLCFQLFAMTTAQTAVREVRARRQLAVVVDELRATRALLADASRQAERLQISRELHDLMGHHLTALGMNLQVALHLLPPGPARPHVEQAGELSRTLLSDVRTAVRGMREAAPCNVRAEIEALARVAPLPVHLSFSPDFSVPCPVRSQVLLRTVQEGLTNAMRHAGARQVWLDFACGSVPHGAGRQLTLHARDDGHGTLKLQPGCGLSGMRERLDSVGGTLEVRAHPGQPLELLVSLPLPSAVPAEGSVLISGPTTGAQGEKS